In a single window of the Cucurbita pepo subsp. pepo cultivar mu-cu-16 chromosome LG18, ASM280686v2, whole genome shotgun sequence genome:
- the LOC111780209 gene encoding olee1-like protein, protein MAKSAIMLVSALCFMTLLNLAACKKDQFFVEGKVYCDTCRVQFFTKVSKFMEGAKVKLECREIEGEKVTLNKEAVTDKTGSYKIEADGDHEEDVCEVSLEKSSDSDCDEVTEGGYAHKSRVSITSNSGITNAVRQANPLSFMKKERVPECKEVMRELGFDEFGLPV, encoded by the exons atggCAAAATCCGCAATCATGCTTGTTTCAGCCCTTTGCTTCATGACGCTTCTTAACCTGGCAGCCTGCAAGAAGGATCAGTTCTTCGTGGAAGGGAAGGTGTATTGCGACACATGCCGTGTCCAATTCTTCACCAAAGTCAGCAAATTCATGGAAG GTGCGAAAGTGAAACTGGAATGCAGAGAAATCGAAGGAGAAAAGGTGACGTTGAACAAGGAGGCGGTGACGGATAAGACGGGATCTTACAAGATCGAGGCGGACGGCGACCACGAGGAAGATGTGTGCGAGGTGTCGCTGGAGAAGAGCAGCGATTCAGACTGCGATGAGGTGACGGAGGGAGGGTATGCGCACAAGTCTCGAGTGAGCATCACCAGCAACAGTGGAATCACCAATGCCGTCCGCCAAGCCAATCCTCTGTCATTCATGAAGAAGGAAAGGGTTCCTGAGTGCAAGGAAGTTATGAGAGAGCTCGGATTCGATGAATTTGGCTTACCCGTCTAA
- the LOC111780267 gene encoding protein TIFY 10a-like — MSTSSGFSQVSSLKSPENLGFLPAGAMLVSGEDLNLGFSANLRRRNGSAPELFHRPEKMANLKSLDLFPQEAGFGISNDVVSSVYKSATAAPQASQMTIFYAGQVFVFNNFPAERVGEVMFLAGRESSKLNIPAATVASGQPILVGTPADSLSSSSPVSTRTPTPPPPPQPQSVTGALPMARKASIQRFLEKRRDRLTLRAPYQNYPAPSKLAGDNSWLGLAVQP, encoded by the exons ATGTCGACTTCTTCGGGATTCTCTCAGGTTTCGTCTCTAAAATCGCCGGAGAACCTCGGGTTTCTTCCCGCCGGTGCGATGCTGGTTTCCGGCGAGGATCTGAATCTGGGTTTCTCGGCGAATCTCCGGAGAAGAAACG gGTCGGCGCCGGAACTGTTCCACCGGCCGGAAAAAATGGCGAATCTCAAGTCGTTGGATTTGTTTCCTCAAGAAGCTGGATTTGGTATCtcaaacgacgtcgtttcaaG cgTCTATAAATCTGCTACGGCGGCGCCTCAAGCTTCCCAAATGACGATCTTTTACGCCGGCCAAGTTtttgtgttcaacaatttcCCGGCGGAAAGAGTCGGCGAAGTTATGTTTCTAGCAGGCCGAGAGAGCTCCAAACTGAACATCCCAGCCGCCACTGTCGCTTCCGGCCAGCCTATCTTGGTCGGAACTCCGGCGGATTCTTTAAGCTCCAGTTCCCCTGTTTCCACTCGGACCCCAACCCCGCCACCGCCTCCTCAGCCGCAGTCCGTCACCGGCG CTCTTCCAATGGCTCGTAAAGCTTCGATTCAACGTTTCctagagaagagaagagacaG GCTAACTCTGAGAGCGCCGTACCAGAACTACCCGGCGCCGAGCAAACTCGCCGGCGACAACTCCTGGCTGGGTTTGGCCGTGCAGCCGTAG
- the LOC111780565 gene encoding ethylene-responsive transcription factor ERF017-like, which produces MTKPPSPSTASAASAAADSPDSRYKGVRRRKWGKWVSEIRLPNSRERIWLGSYDSAEKAARAFDAALFCLRGRTARFNFPNNPPEIAGASLLSRAEIQSVAAQFANSNPLPPPSSECTQPTIGSPSPSPSPSVVSETTTAVIEERSTFLDLSTAMGSGNYGSEFGLFPEYNPFFNELMNTTNSGAPFFDYGDENLDDQDSFLWNF; this is translated from the coding sequence ATGACGAAGCCGCCGTCCCCATCCACCGCCTCCGCCGcttccgccgccgccgacAGTCCCGATTCACGGTACAAGGGTGTACGCCGCCGCAAGTGGGGCAAGTGGGTCTCCGAAATCCGCCTCCCCAACAGCCGCGAACGTATCTGGTTAGGCTCATATGATTCAGCAGAGAAAGCCGCGCGTGCATTCGACGCTGCGCTTTTTTGCCTACGTGGCCGCACCGCTCGCTTCAATTTCCCTAATAACCCACCGGAGATCGCCGGTGCCAGTTTACTCTCAAGAGCAGAGATTCAATCCGTGGCAGCTCAGTTCGCTAACTCCAACCCCCTGCCGCCGCCTTCGTCGGAATGCACCCAACCCACCATTGGTTCtccgtcgccgtcgccgtcgccgtcggTAGTTTCAGAAACGACCACCGCCGTGATCGAAGAAAGATCGACATTTTTGGATCTTTCGACAGCGATGGGATCCGGGAATTACGGGTCGGAATTCGGGTTGTTTCCGGAGTATAACCCGTTTTTCAACGAATTGATGAACACTACAAATTCTGGAGCTCCTTTTTTTGATTATGGAGATGAGAATTTGGACGATCAGGATTCGTTCCTCTGGAACTTCTGA
- the LOC111780208 gene encoding uncharacterized protein LOC111780208, producing MLAKGQRPIIGRLSELLVSRCRPAFLDTTTSTTASASASPTSHFDLSPSPRGNLKNYNAAVGLGIVAALDTSTSAVRGCDILVKHAVFSPKFNSARCPAPIPIALAGGSFPPEEDDELDGVEENYTYVTTRGPHESSTRVYYDGGLVASRCCEKSPPIMAPADETPPRRTADFLRSCHLCGKNLEGKDIYIYKGELAFCSPECRSSQISKEETKERCRSETRTAVETGSNSPYNRGIFSTGILAI from the exons aTGTTGGCCAAAGGGCAACGTCCGATCATCGGAAGGTTATCGGAGCTTCTCGTCTCCCGTTGCCGGCCAGCCTTCCTCGAcaccaccacctccaccaccgcctccgcctccgccAGCCCCACTTCCCATTTCGACCTCTCCCCTTCTCCCAGAGGCaatctaaaaaattacaaCGCCGCCGTTGGACTTGGCATCGTCGCCGCCCTCGATACCTCCACCTCCGCCGTCCGTGGATGTGATATTTTGGTTAAACACGCCGTTTTCAGCCCGAAATTTAACTCCGCTCGCTGCCCTGCTCCGATCCCGATCGCGTTGGCTGGTGGGTCGTTTCCGCCGGAGGAAGACGACGAACTCGACGGCGTGGAAGAGAATTACACTTATGTTACCACGCGTGGACCTCACGAATCTTCCACACGTGTCTATTACGACGGTGGTCTTGTCGCTAGTAGGTGTTGTGAGAAATCGCCTCCGATTATGGCTCCCGCCGATGAAACTCCGCCGCGCCGGACGGCCGATTTCCTCCGATCGTGCCATTTGTGTGGGAAAAATTTAGAGGGGAAAGATATTTACATATACAA AGGGGAATTGGCGTTTTGTAGCCCGGAGTGCCGGTCGAGCCAAATATCGAAGGAGGAGACGAAGGAGCGGTGTCGGTCGGAGACGAGAACGGCGGTGGAGACGGGGTCGAATTCGCCTTATAACAGAGGGATTTTCTCGACTGGGATTCTTGCAATTTAG